The Onychomys torridus chromosome 23, mOncTor1.1, whole genome shotgun sequence genome segment TCTTTACGAACAGACGGCAACACACACTTGGGTGCACGCGTGCTCAAGTGTAGACACACACaccgcgcgcacacacacacacacacacacacacacacacacacacacacacatgcgtgcacactcAGGCTGCCCAGAGCCCTGCTTGCTCATGTGAGGTTTGTccttccaaagcctaaaagctggCTACtagactcccccacccccccccgccccccaccccacccccagctcccatctcatGCCTCATTCATTTGCTGACAACCATTTCTCACTCCGCCATGTCTCTgcttctccccatctctcccggcttctctgtctctgtttccgcTGAGCTGGCATCTCTACcatctctttccccctctctctgtgactgtctctgccctcacCAGCTGCCTTGCTCTGGGGTGAGTTTGTGGTTTTGTGCCGTCTAGTGAGGGAGGGTGACTAGATGGgtgaatggggggaaggtgggcatgggcaggggtgggaggagtggggtGTAGGCCTGGGGCTCCCCGGTTACAGCAGTCCTCCGAGCCTAGCAGAAGAGGTGCCTAGGATTTGGATAGCCTTGATAGAGCAGCCAAGCTAGAGGAGGGCTCGGAGAGGTGGCGAAAGCCCCTTCAGTTCCTTCCTGGAGAGACCCCGTATTCAGTCTCAGCTCGGGCACTCATGTCTCGTCCTTTCCTGGCCAGAGAGGAATCTCCAGGCTCATGGCCTGGGGCAGGGACCATCCGACTGGAGCAGGATGTGTTCTCAGCCCTGGCTGGGCAGGGCCAAATCTACGTGCACCTCACCGAGGGCATCTGGAGCCAGATCAAGTCTGCAGGGTATGTGGGGGCTGGGGAAGAGCCTGTGCCTCTGATCTGAAGGCTCTAAGGGTGGCATTGGGATGTTACAGGTCCTGCTGGACCCTGAGTGCCTCGCTCCCTTTTCGGTCCCTAGCTCAGCCCTCTATGCCTCCCGCCTCTATCTGAGCCGATACCAGATCACTCACCCAGAACGGCTGGCCAAACACACTCCAGGGGGCCCACGAATCAGAGgtacccaccccatcccatcATTACCGTTTACTCTCCCACGCCCTGGGAGCCCACACTCTTCACCTCAGACACAGAAGTGAAGACTCAgtctcttcccctccctgcccAGATGTGTTTTGGGGTATCTGCCCCCAGgttgtttcttctgcttctaggAAATGTCTACATCCATCCAACTGCTAAAGTGGCCCCATCAGCTGTGGTAAGATCTGGCCCCAACCTCAGGGTGAGGCTGTTCGGATTGGTAGGGAtccccagggactgaactcagatgcTGGTCTGTCTCTCTGCTTTGGTACACCTGTTGTATGGCCTTgagcatccccacatccccactctCATGGTATGCTGGTCCTCTCCACAGCTGGGCCCCAATGTCTCCATTGGGAAGGGGGTGACTTTGGGCGAGGGTGTACGTCTGAGAGAGAGCATTGTCCTCCATGGAGCCACTTTGCAGGTAGGAACCGGGCACCGAGTAGTGTGTGGTACCCAAAAAGCTGAGGGAGAGGGCCCAGGTATGCCTCCCAGGGCAAGAAGGGTGAGCCCCACCCCCAGACGTTGCATCTCCCTTCCTCACATCCTtgtgcctgcctccctctccacTCACCTTGAACCATCCTATTTGACAGGAGCACACCTGTGTCCTTCACAGCATCGTGGGCTGGGGGAGCACTGTGGGGCGCTGGGCCCGCGTAGAGGGGACTCCCAATGACCCCAACCCCAATGATCCCCGAGCCCGCATGGACAGTGAGAGTCTCTTCAAGGATGGAAAGCTACTTCCTGCCATTACTATCCTGGGTatgtttttttggggggctggGAGGTAAGGGTTGGGAAGCTCCTCAGGTGACAGCTGTAgggaacattgtgtgtgtgtgtgtgtgtgtgtgtgtgtatgcacacacatgtgttatTCTCTCAGCCAACGTTTACCAAGATCCTGCCATGTACCCAGCCGAAATGAGTCACTGGGGgatgagacggggggggggggcacagatgGACAGGGAGGGCTCCCTCTTGATGGCTTAGCCATGGCCCCAGCTCCCTGCCCCAGTACCTCTCCTGACCTGCTCCTGGTGACCTTGCCCATGCTTCAGGCTGCCGTGTCCGGATCCCTGCTGAGGTGCTCATCTTGAACTCGATTGTTCTGCCACACAAGGAGCTAAGTCGAAGCTTCACCAACCAAATCATCCTGTGAGGGTGCTGCCTAAAGGCCCCCAGGACTCCTGCTCACCTTCCTCTGGGCTGCTGCCTGCCTGGCCAGCTCTGTCCAGAATGGATCTGAGGAAACCACACAGAATCTTGCCTTGCAGGGAGCCACGTGTGTGGCCGGGGACGTCTGGCCTCCCTCTCCACTCCCAAATAAACCCCTATGAACCTTGGAGGCAGCTTGGACTCGGCTTGTGCCTGGGCTGGGGGTGGCGGCACAAGAGGGGCAGC includes the following:
- the Gmppa gene encoding mannose-1-phosphate guanyltransferase alpha isoform X2, which gives rise to MLKAVILIGGPQKGTRFRPLSFEVPKPLFPVAGVPMIQHHIEACAQVPGMQEILLLGFYQPDEALTQFLEAAQQEFNLPVRYLQEFAPLGTGGGLYHFRDQILAGAPEAFFVLNADVCSDFPLNAMLEAHRHQRHPFLLLGTTANRTQSLNYGCIVENPQTHEVLHYVEKPSTFISDIINCGIYLFSPEALKPLRDVFQRNQQDRQLEESPGSWPGAGTIRLEQDVFSALAGQGQIYVHLTEGIWSQIKSAGSALYASRLYLSRYQITHPERLAKHTPGGPRIRGNVYIHPTAKVAPSAVLGPNVSIGKGVTLGEGVRLRESIVLHGATLQEHTCVLHSIVGWGSTVGRWARVEGTPNDPNPNDPRARMDSESLFKDGKLLPAITILGCRVRIPAEVLILNSIVLPHKELSRSFTNQIIL
- the Gmppa gene encoding mannose-1-phosphate guanyltransferase alpha isoform X1 produces the protein MLKAVILIGGPQKGTRFRPLSFEVPKPLFPVAGVPMIQHHIEACAQVPGMQEILLLGFYQPDEALTQFLEAAQQEFNLPVRYLQEFAPLGTGGGLYHFRDQILAGAPEAFFVLNADVCSDFPLNAMLEAHRHQRHPFLLLGTTANRTQSLNYGCIVENPQTHEVLHYVEKPSTFISDIINCGIYLFSPEALKPLRDVFQRNQQDRQLCLALGEESPGSWPGAGTIRLEQDVFSALAGQGQIYVHLTEGIWSQIKSAGSALYASRLYLSRYQITHPERLAKHTPGGPRIRGNVYIHPTAKVAPSAVLGPNVSIGKGVTLGEGVRLRESIVLHGATLQEHTCVLHSIVGWGSTVGRWARVEGTPNDPNPNDPRARMDSESLFKDGKLLPAITILGCRVRIPAEVLILNSIVLPHKELSRSFTNQIIL